One part of the Dioscorea cayenensis subsp. rotundata cultivar TDr96_F1 chromosome 2, TDr96_F1_v2_PseudoChromosome.rev07_lg8_w22 25.fasta, whole genome shotgun sequence genome encodes these proteins:
- the LOC120274478 gene encoding probable leucine-rich repeat receptor-like protein kinase At1g35710 has protein sequence MPPSKLNSSLIQLHHLKHLDLSMNNFNDSPIPDFIGSFANLEYLNLSNAGFSGAIPHTFGNLSCLHYLDLSSNYNLQSNDLRWLSRMTSLHYLDLSGGNLFKVDGWLHDINSVLSSLRVLKLSSAKLQVGGIYATTNPPHYLNFTSLRVLDLSGNDLLEITLLQWLFNLTSLVHLDLSGCALYGKLPVTVGNLNSLRVLCLFNNYVGGVIPESLGNLGSLENLDLSYNELNGRIPDSLSNLTNLVYFDLSNNMIGKLSESIGRLQKLVEFHLSNNQIQGLMPASIGDLRNLQYLDLSQNMISGAIPESFGNLTVLQHFNGAENYVSGKLPETIGNLVHLQDLDLSQNAISGKLPESFGNLSQLQYLSMQGNGITGGLPEHVGKLSSLLELDLCNNNINRTLPKGMGNLCKQHPLHGFGYLSSLFLAMFSIYQITIWRRLPTLKNYTFHRIDLSSNRFEGPLPELDPSFLLVIYLNNNSFSGSIPSYFANATYIQVFSVSVNHINGSIPSFFCNLTTLKLLDISNNDMSGGLPNCWNSASALEIINFI, from the exons atgCCACCAAGTAAGCTGAACTCTTCTCTCATTCAGCTTCATCATTTAAAGCACTTGGATTTGAGCATGAACAACTTCAATGACTCCCCCATCCCAGACTTCATTGGCTCTTTTGCCAACCTTGAATACCTTAATCTCTCCAATGCCGGATTCAGTGGTGCCATTCCTCATACCTTTGGAAACCTATCATGCTTGCATTATCTTGATCTTAGCTCAAATTATAATCTACAATCTAATGACCTCCGCTGGCTCTCTAGAATGACTTCTTTGCATTACCTTGACTTGAGCGGAGGGAACCTTTTCAAAGTGGATGGTTGGCTTCATGACATTAACAGTGTGCTCTCCTCTCTACGTGTGTTGAAACTTTCTAGTGCTAAACTTCAAGTTGGTGGCATTTATGCTACTACTAATCCGCCTCATTATCTCAACTTCACATCTCTTCGTGTGCTTGATCTCTCTGGCAATGATCTCCTGGAAATCACCCTGCTTCAATGGTTGTTCAATCTCACTAGCCTTGTTCATCTTGATCTTTCTGGTTGTGCTCTGTATGGCAAGTTACCAGTCACAGTTGGTAACTTGAATAGCTTGAGAGTCTTGTGTTTGTTTAATAACTATGTTGGTGGAGTGATTCCAGAGTCCTTGGGAAATCTTGGTAGCTTGGAGAACCTTGATTTGTCATATAATGAACTCAATGGAAGAATTCCAGATTCTCTGAGCAATCTTACAAATTTAGTGTACTTTGATTTGTCTAATAATATGATTGGAAAGTTGTCAGAGAGCATCGGGAGGCTGCAGAAGTTGGTGGAGTTTCATTTGTCCAATAACCAAATTCAGGGACTGATGCCTGCAAGCATTGGGGACCTGAGAAACCTGCAATATTTGGATTTATCACAGAATATGATCAGTGGAGCCATTCCCGAATCCTTTGGTAATCTCACAGTTTTGCAGCATTTTAATGGTGCTGAAAATTATGTCAGCGGAAAATTGCCTGAAACTATAGGAAATCTTGTTCACCTTCAAGATCTAGATTTGTCTCAAAATGCAATAAGTGGAAAGTTACCAGAGAGCTTTGGAAATCTTAGCCAATTGCAGTATTTGAGCATGCAGGGCAATGGCATCACGGGGGGATTACCAGAACATGTAGGAAAGCTGTCTAGCTTGTTGGAGCTTGATTTatgcaacaacaacatcaacagaACATTGCCAAAAGGCATGGGGAACTTATGCAA GCAACATCCCCTGCATGGTTTTGGATATCTAAGTTCCCTCTTTTTGGCTATGTTCTCAATCTATCAAATAACAATATGGAGGAGGCTACCAACTTTGAAAAATTACACTTTCCATAGGATAGATTTGAGTTCAAACAGATTTGAAGGCCCATTACCTGAGCTTGATCCCTCCTTTTTGCTTGTTATCTATCTCAACAACAACTCATTCTCTGGGTCTATTCCTTCGTACTTTGCTAATGCTACTTATATTCAAGTTTTCTCTGTGTCTGTTAATCATATCAACGGCAGTATTCCGTCGTTCTTTTGTAACCTTACTACCTTGAAATTGCTTGATATATCTAATAATGATATGTCTGGAGGACTTCCCAATTGCTGGAATTCAGCATCAGCTTtggaaattattaattttatctgA
- the LOC120271000 gene encoding receptor-like protein EIX2 — translation MAKKLVTLDISKNKLSGSIPIWIGENLSSLIVLCLRSNLFHGIIPAQLAKLSSLQILDLAQNNLSGCIPHSFGDFKAMVVTNHTQWWSLFSILSVAEPFFPFFNDDVLNSFVYLESVLISAKGLQMEYSKVLSLATSIDLSNNKLSCELPEKLTKLHGLHFLNLSGNHLIGKIPESIGDMKQIESLDLSTNNLFGTIPSSMSTLNFLGHLNLSHNSLSGKIPSSTQLQSFDPSAYNSNHGLCGSPLQNCANGTHYSQVTNEEEGKGDWTEMLWLYIGLTMGFITGFWMIIGTIIIKQTIRIAYFRSIDKVHDWIYVKMVVYSEAEVNFLKKELRSK, via the exons ATGGCCAAAAAGTTGGTCACTCTTGACATTAGTAAGAACAAACTCTCAGGTAGCATACCAATATGGATAGGAGAAAACCTTTCATCTTTAATTGTGCTTTGCTTGAGATCAAATTTATTCCATGGCATTATTCCAGCACAATTAGCAAAACTTTCCTCTCTTCAGATTTTGGACCTTGCACAGAACAACCTATCAGGTTGCATTCCTCATTCTTTTGGAGATTTCAAAGCTATGGTAGTCACAAACCACACTCAATGGTGGTCTTTGTTCTCTATTTTGAGTGTTGCCGAaccttttttcccctttttcaaTGATGATGTTCTTAATAGCTTTGTGTACTTAGAATCTGTCTTAATAAGTGCAAAGGGTCTTCAAATGGAATACTCCAAGGTTCTATCATTAGCCACAAGCATAGACCTATCAAACAATAAGCTTTCCTGTGAGTTGCCTGAAAAACTGACCAAACTACATGGGTTGCACTTCTTGAATCTTTCTGGCAATCATCTCATTGGGAAAATACCAGAAAGCATCGGTGACATGAAGCAAATTGAATCACTTGATCTatcaacaaataatttatttggtaCAATTCCTTCGAGCATGTCTACTTTGAACTTTTTGGGTCATTTGAATCTGTCGCACAACAGTTTGTCAGGAAAAATTCCATCAAGCACTCAACTTCAGTCTTTCGATCCATCAGCCTATAATTCGAATCATGGTCTCTGTGGATCACCTCTTCAGAATTGTGCTAATGGCACACATTATTCCCAAGTCACAAATGAGGAAGAAGGAAAAGGAGATTGGACAGAGATGTTATGGCTTTACATAGGTCTTACAATGGGATTCATAACTGGCTTCTGGATGATCATCGGTACCATTATCATCAAGCAAACCATAAGAATTGCTTATTTCCGATCCATTGACAAAGTGCATGATTGGATATATGTGAAGATGGTTGTGTACTCAGAGGCTGAAGTCAACTTTCTCAAGAAGGAACTAAG GTCCAAGTAA
- the LOC120274488 gene encoding uncharacterized protein LOC120274488, whose protein sequence is MVTKDEIFQALLDLPTGKSPGPDGFNVEFYRFYWEDLGDSLVSAIHYFFDNSHLPASWGRTFVTLVPKVANPSLVSDFRPISLCNVCYKIISKILTNRLKPVLPTLVGREQAGFLSDRGAFDNILAVQEVAHSLEFDRLGPPRMLIKLDIEKAYDSLSWSAILATLTKMNFPDKWVSWISACLCSSSFSILINGVPSPWFSSSRGVRQGDPISSYLFILVAQNFSSMMNFALRNNFIPGFDCNLRLNFNHLLFADDLILITKATRSVARNINLCLSIYSQLTGQYPNHTKSQIFFPSWFNQRVTNSICSILRLPQTSFPLRYLGILISPKKISVHSFKPLIDKIRCLCSRWKNFKLSAAAKSILINSSILSIPTYYLSVYPIPDSVLHEITKLVRDFFWFKGGNGKGIHAVAWCHITDFKSEGGLGFRNLALVKHSLMAKNVFTYLNADNVFWVEIARHKYGRINFWTDLIPPRCSWVFRSICKTASILKPNLWINTFNPIQTSFQFDPWLFDVPIAFKPTFLNVSADFSNPTMSELVVNGHWNFSLLESLFGENLSSIISNLSAIDCSGNNTWVWLPNPSKLKISAAVYHHLNLGINHNESWAGWTKIWRLHVAPRVKHFIWLLLHGRISTTDYLHSINMSPRTLCILCSLELESADHLFHGCYKAQQVWNLLNCILNINISFPDRISSGAWITDYNLSLHSISIIAVSIWLLWKARCAAIFSNIRPNYPLLVRKAIAHVQEFLQGNASLCGRRLLLNNFSHADGLFLFFAFSWNCANKVGHLGYFVSNSTHIINCAGHCCFTAESIFEAAIHALNTAIYNAINRQLNIRRILHCHQLISQLLYNNCEPVIWRFSHAISNINNLLRFVMNPPLVEIPRCWNSPAIALASSGANNHNLNLFLTGRDLPRWIMKTFIDAGFSF, encoded by the coding sequence ATGGTCACCAAAGATGAAATCTTTCAAGCCCTCCTTGACCTCCCCACTGGTAAGTCCCCTGGCCCCGATGGCTTCAATGTTGAATTTTATCGTTTTTATTGGGAAGATCTTGGGGATTCTTTAGTTTCTGCTATCCATTATTTCTTCGACAACTCCCATCTCCCTGCTTCCTGGGGTAGAACTTTCGTTACTCTTGTTCCCAAGGTAGCTAATCCTAGTTTGGTTTCGGATTTTCGTCCTATATCCCTGTGCAATGTTTGTTACaagattatttccaaaattcttACGAATAGACTCAAGCCTGTTCTCCCCACTCTCGTGGGTCGAGAGCAAGCGGGGTTTCTTTCGGATCGTGGTGCTTTCGATAATATTTTAGCAGTGCAAGAGGTTGCCCACTCCCTTGAATTCGATCGCCTCGGCCCCCCTAGGATGCTTATTAAATTAGATATCGAGAAAGCCTATGATTCACTtagctggagtgcaattcttgcaacCTTAACTAAAATGAATTTCCCTGATAAGTGGGTGTCTTGGATCAGTGCTTGTCTTTGCTCCAGTTCTTTCTCCATTTTAATTAATGGGGTTCCTTCCCCTTGGTTCTCCTCCTCCCGAGGAGTCCGCCAAGGGGATCCCATTTCTTCCTACCTTTTTATTCTAGTTGCCCAAAATTTCTCCTCTATGATGAACTTTGCCCTCAGAAATAATTTTATTCCTGGCTTTGATTGTAACCTTAGATTGAACTTCAACCACCTCTTGTTTGCGGACGACCTTATCCTGATTACTAAAGCTACTCGCTCTGTTGCCCGCAATATTAATTTATGCCTTTCAATCTACTCACAACTTACTGGCCAATACCCCAACCACACTAAATCTCAAATCTTCTTTCCCTCCTGGTTCAATCAAAGAGTTACCAATAGCATTTGCTCCATTCTGAGACTTCCTCAAACTTCTTTTCCACTGCGCTACTTGGGTATCCTTATTTCTCCAAAAAAGATAAGTGTCCACTCATTCAAACCTTTGATAGATAAGATCCGTTGCTTGTGTTCTAGATGGAAAAACTTTAAACTCTCTGCTGCAGCTAAATCTATCCTCATTAATTCCTCAATTCTCTCAATTCCAACATATTACCTCTCGGTCTATCCCATTCCTGATTCTGTTCTTCATGAAATTACTAAACTTGTCAGggatttcttttggtttaaagggggcaatggaaagggcatccatgctgtTGCTTGGTGTCATATTACTGATTTTAAGTCTGAGGGGGGCCTTGGATTTCGCAATCTTGCACTTGTTAAACACTCTCTAATGGCCAAAAATGTGTTCACCTACCTCAATGCTGATAATGTTTTCTGGGTTGAAATCGCGCGTCATAAATATGGTAGAATTAATTTCTGGACTGATCTTATCCCTCCCAGATGCTCTTGGGTGTTCAGAAGTATTTGTAAAACTGCTAGTATTTTAAAACCAAATCTCTGGATTAATACCTTTAACCCCATTCAGACATCTTTTCAGTTTGACCCTTGGCTTTTTGATGTGCCCATTGCTTTCAAGCCAACCTTTCTGAATGTTTCTGCTGATTTTAGTAATCCTACTATGTCTGAGTTAGTTGTTAATGGGCATTGGAATTTTTCTCTCCTTGAATCTCTGTTCGGAGAAAACCTTTCTTCCATTATTTCTAATCTCAGTGCTATTGACTGTTCTGGTAATAACACTTGGGTTTGGCTTCCCAACCCTTCAAAGCTTAAAATTTCTGCTGCTGTTTATCATCATCTTAATCTTGGTATTAACCATAATGAGTCCTGGGCTGGTTGGACTAAAATCTGGCGACTTCATGTTGCTCCGCGCGTCAAACATTTCATTTGGTTGCTGCTCCATGGTAGGATCTCTACCACTGATTATTTACATAGTATCAATATGAGTCCCAGGACCTTATGCATCCTTTGTAGTCTTGAACTGGAGTCTGCTGATCATCTTTTTCATGGTTGCTATAAAGCTCAACAGGTTTGGAACTTATTGAACTGCATCTTAAACATTAACATTTCCTTCCCTGATCGCATTTCTTCTGGCGCCTGGATAACTGATTATAATCTCTCCCTGCATTCCATTTCTATTATTGCTGTTTCTATCTGGTTATTATGGAAGGCCAGATGTGCTGCTATCTTCAGCAATATCAGGCCCAATTACCCTCTTCTGGTCCGCAAAGCTATTGCCCATGTGCAAGAATTTTTACAGGGAAATGCCTCACTCTGTGGCCGGCGTCTCCTGCTCAATAATTTCTCTCATGCAGAcggcctcttcctcttctttgcCTTCAGTTGGAATTGTGCTAATAAGGTTGGTCATCTTGGGTATTTTGTTTCAAACTCTACTCACATAATTAACTGTGCAGGGCATTGTTGTTTCACTGCTGAATCAATCTTCGAAGCTGCAATCCATGCCCTGAATACTGCCATTTACAATGCTATCAACAGACAACTGAACATCCGCCGCATCCTACACTGTCATCAGCTCATCTCCCAACTTCTTTACAACAACTGTGAACCAGTCATTTGGCGTTTCTCTCATGCCATCTCCAATATAAACAATCTTCTCCGGTTTGTGATGAATCCCCCTCTCGTTGAGATTCCTAGATGCTGGAATTCCCCCGCCATTGCTCTTGCTTCTTCTGGCGCCAACAACCACAATCTCAATCTTTTCTTGACCGGGCGTGATCTCCCGCGATGGATTATGAAAACCTTCATTGATGCTGGCTTTTCTTTTTGA
- the LOC120274499 gene encoding LRR receptor-like serine/threonine-protein kinase FLS2, translating to MACLLPFVLFAILVVSAFSPAYYVHGIISCIETERIALLSIKAGMWSNHHHHHNNNSKSFLSSWTGHDCCNWRGASCNHETGHIIKLDLQYPYNYDPFNSDQILASKLNSSLIQLHHLRHLDLSMINFSDSPIPDFIGSLANLEYLNLSNAEFSGILPHTFGNLSCLRYLDLSFNDFLQANDLHWLSGMTFLHYLDLSGVDLSNVHGWLHSINMLSSLLVLKLSYAGLQTGGIHDTTLLHHHLNFTSLLVLDLSWNYFFNITLLQWLFNLNSLVHLDLSNCALHGKLPVTIGNLSSLRVLSLSKNQFDGMTPESLGNLGSLEKLDLSLNEFNGSIPESLSNLTNLVYFDLFYSQVQGLMPASIGDPRNLQYLDLSWNMISGPIPESFGNLTLLQHLDLSLNMFTGAIPESFGNLTLLQHLGLSVNMFTGAIPESFGNLTLLQHLELSSNMFIGVIPESFGYLTLLQYLDLSQNMISGAIPESFGNLTLLQHFGGDGNNISGKLPETIGNLVHLQFLTLFQNMIVGELPGSIGKLTSLTVLYLSMNNISGILPKSMGNLCKLQRLDLSSNLIKGEIDDIVNGLSNCPENYIRNSFVSEDTDHGMSYLNLANNRFNGRVPESIGRLANLGTLLLQENSFVGTLAEHHFANLTDLQWMDFSYNLLQLNVTNDWVPPFMLILS from the coding sequence ATGGCTTGTCTCTTACCGTTTGTTTTGTTTGCTATCCTTGTTGTTTCAGCATTCTCTCCAGCTTATTATGTCCACGGTATAATAAGCTGCATTGAGACTGAAAGGATAGCCCTTCTCAGCATCAAAGCAGGCATGTGGAgtaaccaccaccaccaccacaacaacaacagcaaaaGCTTTCTCTCATCTTGGACTGGTCATGACTGCTGCAATTGGAGGGGAGCGTCCTGCAACCATGAAACAGGTCATATCATCAAGCTTGATCTCCAATACCCTTATAATTATGATCCCTTTAACAGTGATCAGATACTAGCAAGTAAGTTGAACTCTTCTCTCATTCAGCTTCACCATTTAAGGCACTTGGATTTGAGCATGATCAACTTTAGTGACTCCCCCATCCCAGACTTCATTGGCTCTCTTGCCAACCTTGAGTACCTTAACCTCTCTAATGCTGAATTCAGTGGAATCCTTCCTCATACCTTTGGAAACTTATCATGCTTGCGATATCTTGATCTTAGTTTCAATGATTTTCTACAAGCTAATGACCTCCACTGGCTCTCTGGAATGACTTTTTTGCATTACCTTGACTTGAGTGGGGTGGACCTTTCTAACGTTCATGGTTGGCTTCATAGCATTAATATGCTCTCTTCTCTTCTTGTCTTGAAACTCTCTTATGCTGGCCTCCAAACTGGTGGTATTCATGATACTACTCtgcttcatcatcatctcaACTTCACATCTCTTCTTGTGCTTGATCTTTCTTGGAATTATTTCTTCAACATCACTCTGCTTCAGTGGTTGTTCAATCTCAATAGCCTTGTTCATCTTGATCTTTCAAATTGTGCTCTGCATGGCAAGTTGCCAGTAACCATTGGTAACTTGAGTAGTTTGAGAGTCTTGAGCTTGAGTAAAAACCAGTTTGATGGAATGACTCCAGAGTCCTTGGGAAATCTTGGTAGCTTGGAGAAACTTGATTTGTCACTAAATGAATTCAATGGAAGCATTCCTGAATCTCTGAGCAATCTTACAAATTTAGTGTACTTTGATTTGTTCTATAGCCAAGTTCAGGGATTAATGCCTGCAAGCATTGGGGATCCAAGAAACCTGCAATACTTGGATTTGTCATGGAATATGATCAGTGGACCAATTCCTGAGTCCTTTGGCAATCTCACACTTTTGCAGCATTTGGATTTATCACTGAATATGTTCACTGGAGCGATTCCCGAGTCCTTTGGTAATCTCACACTTTTGCAGCATTTGGGTTTATCAGTGAATATGTTCACTGGAGCGATTCCAGAGTCCTTTGGTAATCTCACACTTTTGCAGCATTTGGAATTGTCATCGAATATGTTCATTGGAGTTATTCCCGAGTCCTTTGGTTATCTCACACTTTTGCAGTATTTGGATTTATCACAGAATATGATCAGTGGAGCCATTCCTGAATCCTTTGGCAATCTCACTCTATTGCAGCATTTTGGTGGGGATGGTAACAATATCAGTGGCAAATTGCCTGAAACTATAGGGAATCTTGTTCATCTTCAGTTTCTGACGTTGTTTCAAAATATGATTGTAGGGGAACTGCCAGGGAGCATTGGAAAACTCACAAGCTTGACGGTGCTTTATCTATCAATGAACAACATTAGTGGAATATTGCCAAAATCCATGGGGAACTTATGCAAGTTACAGCGGTTAGatttaagtagcaatttaatcAAAGGAGAAATTGATGATATAGTGAACGGCTTGTCTAATTGCCCTGAGAACTACATAAGAAATAGTTTTGTTTCAGAGGACACGGATCATGGTATGAGCTACTTAAATTTGGCGAACAACAGATTTAATGGAAGGGTCCCAGAGAGCATAGGTAGGCTAGCTAATCTGGGAACCTTACTGCTCCAGGAAAATTCATTTGTTGGCACTTTAGCTGAACACCATTTTGCAAATCTAACAGACTTGCAGTGGATGGATTTCTCCTATAATTTGCTGCAGCTTAATGTGACCAACGATTGGGTGCCTCCTTTTATGCTGATACTATCATGA
- the LOC120274509 gene encoding protein BRASSINOSTEROID INSENSITIVE 1-like, whose protein sequence is MMCSCRISSVFPAWLKTQTGLGFLCLSEAEISGNVPTLFWNLSSNHLRFLNISHNNLSGILPTLQHSSVEFIDMSHNKFEGLIPDWNSSGLNIIDLRNNSLFGPIPLSFASANQIQVLSLSHNHINGSIPFFLCNLTILKALDLSSNNMSGELPHCWNQSSLLAIIDLSNNNFFGSIPEAIVFVTNLQSLHLQKNSLSGNLPLSLKNAKKLVVLDIGENRLSGTIPSWIGSVVSLVVLRLRSNLFEGLIPEQLLKLSSLRVLDLAQNNLSGVIFPHTFGGFKAMVTSHSEKSQLLISQYDQAFW, encoded by the exons ATGATGTGCTCTTGCAGAATAAGCTCTGTGTTTCCTGCTTGGCTTAAAACTCAAACAGGGCTGGGGTTTCTTTGTCTATCAGAGGCCGAAATTTCTGGCAATGTCCCAACATTGTTTTGGAATTTATCATCCAATCATTTGCGCTTTCTCAATATATCACATAATAATTTAAGTGGAATTCTACCTACTTTGCAACATTCCTCCGTGGAGTTTATTGATATGAGCCATAACAAATTTGAAGGCTTGATACCTGATTGGAACTCCTCAGGTTTGAACATCATTGATCTAAGAAACAATTCTTTATTTGGTCCTATTCCATTAAGCTTTGCTTCAGCTAACCAAATTCAAGTTCTTTCTTTATCACATAATCATATTAATGGCAGCATACCATTTTTTCTCTGTAACCTCACTATTTTGAAAGCGCTGGATCTATCTAGCAACAACATGTCTGGAGAACTTCCACACTGCTGGAATCAGTCATCACTGTTAGCAATTATTGATTTATCTAACAACAATTTCTTTGGCAGCATTCCTGAAGCCATTGTGTTTGTCACCAATCTTCAATCATTGCATTTGCAAAAGAATAGCCTATCTGGAAATCTCCCTTTGTCtctgaaaaatgcaaaaaaattggTGGTTCTTGACATTGGTGAAAACAGGCTTTCTGGAACAATACCTTCATGGATTGGAAGTGTTGTATCATTAGTAGTCCTTCGCTTGAGATCAAACTTGTTCGAAGGTTTAATACCAGAGCAATTATTAAAACTCTCATCTCTCCGGGTTCTGGATCTTGCACAGAACAACCTCTCAGGTGTCATTTTTCCTCATACTTTTGGAGGTTTTAAAGCCATGGTCACAAGTCACAGTGAAAAATCCCAGCTCTTGATTTCACAATACGATCAA GCTTTCTGGTGA